CGCGCTTACTTGAGGCACTTGATTAAAGCTGAGGAAATCCTTGGTGCAATCCTTCTTAGCATCCACAATGTAAGATTTTTGCTCAGGTTCATGGAAAAGCTGAGAAAGGATATTGAAGAGGATAGGATATAAAAGTAATCAAAAATGAGAGGGTGTTTTCCCTCTCATTTTTTTGTTCACATTTGCCAAATAAATAAATTTATTTTTTAGTAAAAATCAATTGATTTTGACATTACAGAATTATATAATTAAAGCTGAAACTAAAGTTTACAACATTTGAATATTTCATGCCAGAAAAACAAAGGGGGATGGATTTGTTCAAGCTAAAGAGATTAGTTCAAAGACCTGTTTTGGAGCCAATTGAAGAAAACCATTGGGAGTCAAAAGCTGTCTTTAATGCTGCAGCTGTTTATCACAATGGCTATATTCATTTGCTTTACAGAGCATGTAACAATACATTTGAAGCCCTTTCTCTTCCTTATCCTGATGAAAAGTATAAGTTCGTATCTTCAATAGGATATGCAAAAAGTAAGGATGGAATTAATTTTGAGAGACTCTCTGTGCCAGTTGTTACAGGCCGAGGCGTTCAGGAAGCGTGGGGTGTGGAAGACCCTCGCATAACCTACCTTGACGGAAAATTTTATATGGTTTATACGGCATTTGGTGGAAGAAGTTGGGAAGATGTAAGAATCTCCATGATATATTCAGATGATTTGATTCATTGGTCAACCGAACATCAAGTGCTGCTTGATGAACCAAATAAAGATGGCGCTTTACATCCTGAAAAGGTAAATGGAAAGTATATGCTGTATCATAGAAGACCACCATCTATTTGGGTGGCATTTTCAGAAGATTTGAAAAACTGGCATGACCACAAAATTATCATGACTCCTCGGGAGAATAGTTGGGATAGCCAAAAAATTGGGATAGCAGGTCCACCAATTTTGATTGACGATGGTTGGCTTTTGATTTATCATGGCGTGGATGAAAATAGGGTGTATCGCTTAGGCGCAGCTCTTTTGGACAGAAACAATCCCACAAAAGTCATTGCTCGCCAGGAAGAACCCATATTAGAA
This Caldicellulosiruptor changbaiensis DNA region includes the following protein-coding sequences:
- a CDS encoding glycoside hydrolase family 130 protein, yielding MFKLKRLVQRPVLEPIEENHWESKAVFNAAAVYHNGYIHLLYRACNNTFEALSLPYPDEKYKFVSSIGYAKSKDGINFERLSVPVVTGRGVQEAWGVEDPRITYLDGKFYMVYTAFGGRSWEDVRISMIYSDDLIHWSTEHQVLLDEPNKDGALHPEKVNGKYMLYHRRPPSIWVAFSEDLKNWHDHKIIMTPRENSWDSQKIGIAGPPILIDDGWLLIYHGVDENRVYRLGAALLDRNNPTKVIARQEEPILEPELEWEKNGLVPNVVFSCGQCIVDGILFVYYGACDTCIGVAAVEVDKIKF